A segment of the Cohnella algarum genome:
GCTCGCGTTGGAAATGCCCGGAGTCAACCGCGACAGCGCCGTCCTGCTGCGGCCCGGATCGGGCGGGGGAGCGGAAGCGCCCGAAGATCACGGTCCGGGACATAACCTGCCGCCGGATGCCGAAGGAGGGGAAGCGGGCACGCCCCCGGACGGAAATGGCGGAGCGGCCGAACCTCCGGACGGTCAGCCCGAACCGACCGAGACGCCGGCCCCCGGGACGGAAGGACAACCGGATCCGGAACAAGGGACCGGCGGCCGCAAAGTGGCGTTCATCTATCATTCTCACAATCAGGAATCGTGGTTTCCGGAACTGAAGGAAGGGACGAAGGATCCGAACTCGAAAACGGTCAACATTACGCTCGTCGGCAAACGGATGGCCGAGCAGCTGGAAAAGCTCGGCATCGGCGCCGTTTATTCCGACGAGGATTATTCGGAAACCGTCCAAAACTACAACTGGAATTATTCCTATAAGTATTCGCATCAAACGGTCAAAGACGCCCTGGCGGAAAACAAGGAGCTCGAATACTTTTTCGATATTCACCGGGACTCCCAGAGACGCAGCAAGACGACGGTGACGATCGACGGCGTTTCGTACGCGCAGGTGTATTTCATCATCGGCCACCGCAACCCGAACTGGGAGCAGAACGAGGCGTTCGCCAATTCGATTCATCAGCTGCTGGAGGAAAAATACCCGGGCCTCTCCCGCGGCATTTGGGGGAAGACGGCGGCCACGGGCAACGGGGAGTACAATCAATCCATTTCGCCGGACAGCGTCCTGATCGAAATCGGCGGCGTCGACAACACGCTCGCGGAATGCTACCGGACGGCCGACGCCCTCGCCAAGGCGATCGCCGAAATATACTGGGACGAACGGAACGCGGTCAAGGCGGACGCTTCGGCCGCCTCCGGCGGATCGTCTGCGAAAGGGGACGGAAAATGAAAAGGGACATTTGGAAGCTTTCGATCGTCGCCGCGCTCCTCGTGCTCGCGATGATGTACGGCATGGAATTGGCTTCGAGCGGGATATCGAACGTATACGGGCCGCTGGAGGGGGAGGAGATCCGGTCGGGAGGAGCGGGCGAGACGGTTCCGGATCCCGAAACGGCGCCGGAGGAAGCGCGGGAACGAGCGGAGCGAACGGAAGAGGGGACGCCTGCCGGACAGAGGTATGCGGACGAGCCGCCCGGCATCGCGTACGATTCGGAAGCCGAGCCGACGATTCCGCGCAACGACAGCGAGCCCGTCGTCGACCGGCTGGCCGGAAAAACGGCGGAAACGCTTCAGCAGCTTTCCAAAAGCGGGATCCGGTTCATCGTTTCTTTGTTCGATCAAGCGACGGAATAACGGAGGGTAAGACAAAAGACCCGAAATGAACAAAAAATGTAATGGCGGTTACAGAACATATACTTGGGGTGTGGTAGCATTTGGTTGTCGGATAGGTCATTCGACATGAATTGAAGGATTTGAGGAGTGGGCTTTATGCGATTGGTTACGGTGTTCGAGCTTAAGGAAGGGGATAGTCTGGCCCAAAGTTTGTGCGATCGGGATGGACGCCTTATGCTTCAGCAGGGCGTTAAACTGACGGATCGTTTAATAGAGGGAATCAAAAAAAGAGGGATCTCGCAGCTGTACGTTCAAGGCTCTCCCGAAAGCGAGCCGAAGGAACCGAAGGAACCGAAGGTGCCGCCGAAGCCGGCGGCGTCCAAGCGGCAGCTGCGAATCGCGACCGAAGAACTGCTGGGCAGCATTTTCCAGGCAGTGCAAAACGACAAACCGATTCCGGTCGCCTCGCTGATGGCCTGGGCCAAGCATGCGACCGTCTCGGTCATGAGCGACGGCGAGATGGCGATGCACTACGGGGATTTTCATGCCGAACCGTCGTGTCTTTCCCGTCACAGCGTGAACGTTTGTTTTTTGGCGATGCTGACGGCCAAGGCGCTCGGCTATAAGGAACTGCAACTGCGGGATGTCGCCATCGGAAGCCTGCTGCACGATATCGGGCTTGTTCGGCCGAACGGCCAGGGAGACCTGTACATCAAGCATCCCGTGCTCGGCCATGAACGGCTGCGCAAAATTCCGGAAATTCCTTCGGCTTCCCTGAAGATGGTGCTCCAGCACCACGAGCAAATCGACGGACGCGGGTTTCCGTACGGGATCGGCGGAGAGGAATTCGAAGAGGCGGCGCAAATCGTCGGCATTTGCAGCGAATTCGACTACTTCGTCCATGACCGGCTCGTCCATCGGCAGCCGGGCGAAGAGATCGAGTACGTGATGGCCAAAGTCGATTCCGCCTTCGATCACCGGATTGTCCGGGCATTCCTGAAGGCTTACCAGCCTTATCCGGTAGGCACCGCCGTAAGGCTGACGGGCGGACTGAAAGGAACCGTCTGCGAGCAAAACCGCGGACACTCGTACCGGCCGGTCGTCAAGCTGCAGCAGTTCGGAACCCGATTGAACTTGATGGAATATACCACCTTTATGATTGAGGAAGTGTTGGATGCACAGTCAGAAGTCGTCTAATCCAAGCATCAAACGCGCCGTGTCGGTCGCGCGGCTCCGATCCGTCTTTCCTTTTTTCAAGGAAATCGCGCCGGAGGCGCTGGAGCCGGTCGCGTCCCGCATCGTCGAAAAAAGCTACCCCAAAGGCAGCCTCATTTTTTTGGAGGGCAGCTTCGGAGAAGAAATTTATTTTATCCTGTCGGGAAGCGTCAGCGTCTTTACGTTGAACAAAACGAAAAAAGTCGTGTTGAGCACGCTCGGCGAAGGCGACTATTTCGGCGAAATGGCGCTGATCAATCCGGAAGCGGGCCGCTCCACGGCCGCGGAAGCGCTGACGGCCGTTCGCGTCTATACGTTGAAGAAGCAGGATTTTCTGACCTTGTTCGGGCAAGATCGGAATTTGCTTCAGCATCTGCTGGTTTGCACGATGGACCGGCTGAGCAAAGCAAACCGGCAAATTTACGATTTGACGTTTCTCAGCGTGAGGGCGCGCATCATGAAAAGATTGCTCGCTTTGGGCAGGCAGGCTTCCCTTCCGGACGGACGGGCGCCGGTTCCGGTCCGGATTACGCATCAGCAATTGGCCGACATGGTCGGGGCCGTTCGCGAGACGGTATCGAAAATCGTGCACGAGCTGCAGGAAGAGGGACTGATTGCCCTGCGGCACCGCATGATCTATTTGAACGATCCGGCGCTGCTGGAAGCCAGGCTCGAAGAGGAGCTGTAAGGGGGAACTGGACCCGCTGCGAAGCTCTTTTCGCATTCGCTTGTTGACATGAATCCATTTTCGTCATATTATAGAAGAAATTCGTTTCAAGGGGAAATTTTCATGCGGGTCGAGGTTCTTAACTGATCAATTGGATATCCCGTTTATCGCGGCACAAGCCGAAGCAGGCCGAATGAGTTCGGTTTATTTCGTTTGCCGCAGGCGGGTTCAATGACCAGTCAAGAACCGGCGAAGTCCGCCCCTGCCGAAACGGCATGATCGGAACTTGGAGACCGCGCTCTTACGGGCGCGGTTTTTTGCGTTCGCGCGCAGGCATTCGTCTGCGCGCAAACGGGTTCCGATCCCTTCAGCAGGCTGCGAGCTTTTGCCTATTGGCAACGGCTGCGGCCTGTTTTTTTGTACCCAAAATCCTTTATGGAGGTTATGAGACATGAATCCGAATTCGTTCGAAAAACTTGAATATCCGAAAGCGATCCAGCAGCTGACGTCCTATGCGCAAACGTATCCGGGAAGAAAGCTCGCGGAGCAATTGCGTCCGATGACCGATATCGGGGTCATAAAGGTTCGCCTCGCGGAAACAAGCGAAGCGCGCGCCCTTATCGAGAAAGGATCGAACGTGCCGCTCCCGTCGCTGGAAGGAATGGAGGAAGCGATGGGGCTTCTCGGAACGGGGTATATTTTTTCGGAACGCCAGCTTGAACACGTGGCGAAGTTCATTCGAAGCTGCGGCCAGCTCCGCCGCTTCATGGAATCCAAAACGGCCGTCGCCCCGACCGTCGCGGCTTATGCCGCATCCTTGCACGACCTGCAGGAGCTGAGGTCCGCGATCGAAGGCAGCATCGACCGGGGACGCATCGTCGACGAGGCGAGCCCGGGGCTTGCCGGCACGCGAAAAAAAATCCGCATGGCCGACGAGAAGCTGCGCAAGCGTCTGGAAAGCCTGCTGTCCAGACATGGATCTATCCTGCAGGAACGGCTGATCGGGCAGCGGAACGGGC
Coding sequences within it:
- a CDS encoding HD-GYP domain-containing protein, which codes for MRLVTVFELKEGDSLAQSLCDRDGRLMLQQGVKLTDRLIEGIKKRGISQLYVQGSPESEPKEPKEPKVPPKPAASKRQLRIATEELLGSIFQAVQNDKPIPVASLMAWAKHATVSVMSDGEMAMHYGDFHAEPSCLSRHSVNVCFLAMLTAKALGYKELQLRDVAIGSLLHDIGLVRPNGQGDLYIKHPVLGHERLRKIPEIPSASLKMVLQHHEQIDGRGFPYGIGGEEFEEAAQIVGICSEFDYFVHDRLVHRQPGEEIEYVMAKVDSAFDHRIVRAFLKAYQPYPVGTAVRLTGGLKGTVCEQNRGHSYRPVVKLQQFGTRLNLMEYTTFMIEEVLDAQSEVV
- the spoIIP gene encoding stage II sporulation protein P, whose amino-acid sequence is MKRNAFAPQGPRMKYRFRRMLVTGKAYLTLSLVSMIVVLMLGLGGILQNVLATSPVQTMKGFASSVSASFFSSLLGMELPHMDKQRESSGVPVSRLAAFLVRWMTELNPNDPKSLLALEMPGVNRDSAVLLRPGSGGGAEAPEDHGPGHNLPPDAEGGEAGTPPDGNGGAAEPPDGQPEPTETPAPGTEGQPDPEQGTGGRKVAFIYHSHNQESWFPELKEGTKDPNSKTVNITLVGKRMAEQLEKLGIGAVYSDEDYSETVQNYNWNYSYKYSHQTVKDALAENKELEYFFDIHRDSQRRSKTTVTIDGVSYAQVYFIIGHRNPNWEQNEAFANSIHQLLEEKYPGLSRGIWGKTAATGNGEYNQSISPDSVLIEIGGVDNTLAECYRTADALAKAIAEIYWDERNAVKADASAASGGSSAKGDGK
- a CDS encoding Crp/Fnr family transcriptional regulator, giving the protein MHSQKSSNPSIKRAVSVARLRSVFPFFKEIAPEALEPVASRIVEKSYPKGSLIFLEGSFGEEIYFILSGSVSVFTLNKTKKVVLSTLGEGDYFGEMALINPEAGRSTAAEALTAVRVYTLKKQDFLTLFGQDRNLLQHLLVCTMDRLSKANRQIYDLTFLSVRARIMKRLLALGRQASLPDGRAPVPVRITHQQLADMVGAVRETVSKIVHELQEEGLIALRHRMIYLNDPALLEARLEEEL